One genomic segment of Polynucleobacter sp. MWH-UH2A includes these proteins:
- a CDS encoding glycosyltransferase family 39 protein: MRGSFTLRYALLTLVLAVFAYLYGLDSRFAPKNGDEYPYMHIVRMTAESGSWLPLQSQMDGIKNTKPPLIFWQGIASTHWASQWSLESLRWPSVLYTALTALLLFVSVRRFSGKTQTGFLAALVWLAFFATYRYGRPFLTDPPEVFWLSLPFFALLYWGKSAFESKLLFPLFAGACLGFALFAKSFAYIVPAAFALGLYYWHWRKSSIPQTLIRDLYKLVLLAIIALGIFSLWFALDPNPEAVWREFVLGENAGKFSARSSNYVLDFIRGGDSIWMLILTTLANAGLFIFVLVSTLQQCWRERRFMSDEERLLLLLIAAFFLVFSLPSQRSGRYLLPVMPAFAALIALHWERLPLWGFRIALLLQAIVLGLLIWLGANLQFSAFMGGPGLWHYGLQHWVLMVLSALLVIAGLIRRKQCKAFALMGCFLVYCALTSSLSPLEGQLGRFSAETIERVQGKDVWIPCDYRAKDEEYRLVLPGAQLHGYLAKDAGDVEGLTKAYPIVAVHTPIGTTPALCDSCQILGQRMEMRARHSDEEIKAMLLGKIGEHLFVTEYLLATPAANSAANPTTNPDLLNVKDVCR, from the coding sequence ATGCGTGGCTCCTTTACCCTTCGATATGCTCTATTGACCCTGGTCTTGGCCGTATTTGCCTACCTTTATGGTCTAGATAGTCGTTTCGCCCCGAAGAACGGGGACGAGTACCCCTATATGCATATTGTGAGAATGACGGCTGAATCGGGGTCTTGGTTGCCACTTCAATCTCAAATGGATGGCATTAAAAATACCAAGCCACCGCTGATTTTTTGGCAAGGTATCGCTAGCACTCACTGGGCAAGCCAATGGAGTTTAGAAAGCTTACGCTGGCCTAGTGTTTTATATACCGCGCTAACTGCGTTACTCCTTTTTGTTTCCGTGCGGCGCTTTAGCGGTAAAACACAAACTGGATTTTTGGCTGCATTGGTTTGGTTAGCTTTCTTTGCAACTTATCGGTATGGGCGTCCATTTCTTACGGATCCACCAGAAGTATTTTGGTTGAGCCTGCCATTTTTTGCACTTCTGTATTGGGGTAAGAGTGCTTTTGAATCGAAATTACTCTTCCCATTATTTGCTGGGGCGTGTTTAGGCTTTGCTTTATTTGCGAAGTCCTTCGCTTATATTGTTCCTGCCGCATTTGCTTTGGGTTTGTATTACTGGCATTGGCGCAAGTCGAGTATTCCGCAAACGCTGATTCGAGATCTATACAAGTTAGTCCTGCTAGCCATCATTGCGCTTGGTATTTTCTCTTTATGGTTTGCCCTTGACCCCAATCCAGAGGCGGTTTGGCGGGAGTTTGTGCTTGGCGAAAACGCCGGAAAGTTCTCTGCTCGAAGTTCTAACTATGTTTTGGATTTCATTCGCGGCGGTGACAGCATTTGGATGTTGATACTCACCACACTCGCTAATGCTGGCTTATTCATCTTCGTATTGGTTTCAACATTACAGCAGTGCTGGCGTGAGCGTCGATTCATGTCTGACGAGGAAAGGTTATTGCTATTACTGATTGCCGCTTTCTTCTTGGTGTTTAGTTTGCCAAGCCAACGTTCGGGTCGATATCTTTTGCCTGTGATGCCAGCTTTTGCAGCGTTGATTGCCCTGCATTGGGAGCGTCTACCTTTATGGGGATTCCGAATTGCACTCCTGTTGCAGGCGATCGTACTGGGGCTATTGATATGGCTTGGCGCCAATCTTCAGTTCTCTGCATTTATGGGAGGGCCCGGTCTTTGGCATTATGGTTTGCAGCATTGGGTACTCATGGTGCTGAGTGCATTGCTTGTGATTGCGGGATTGATTCGGCGCAAGCAGTGCAAAGCCTTTGCCCTCATGGGCTGTTTTTTGGTGTATTGCGCTTTAACTAGTAGCTTATCGCCACTAGAAGGTCAATTGGGCCGATTTTCTGCTGAAACAATTGAACGCGTACAGGGCAAGGATGTATGGATACCGTGTGACTATCGCGCAAAAGATGAGGAGTATCGCTTAGTACTTCCTGGCGCTCAATTGCATGGCTATCTCGCGAAGGATGCCGGTGATGTCGAGGGACTTACTAAAGCCTATCCAATCGTTGCAGTGCATACGCCAATAGGTACTACGCCGGCTTTATGCGATTCATGTCAGATATTAGGCCAGCGTATGGAAATGAGGGCACGCCACTCGGATGAAGAGATTAAAGCCATGTTGCTCGGAAAAATTGGAGAGCATCTCTTTGTGACGGAATATTTGCTTGCTACACCAGCTGCAAACTCAGCTGCAAACCCAACTACTAACCCAGACTTGTTGAATGTGAAGGATGTTTGTAGATGA
- a CDS encoding MmgE/PrpD family protein, with translation MTTEHFSRELAAFAANLTITSIPNEVIERAEDLLVDWFGSAIAGKGSRPVETITQFAQQMGGFDTTHAGLSEILITRKTSSPFLAAMANAAASHVAEQDDVHNGSVFHPATVVFPPALACAQAIGASGEDLLVAAIAGYEVGIRVGEFLGRSHYKVFHTTGTAGTIAAAATVGRLLKLNPEQMLHAFGSAGTQSAGLWEFLRDAADSKQLHTAHAASTGLMSAYIAQSGFTGAQHILEGKQGLAAGMSNDADPSKLVDRLGTRWTLAETSFKYHASCRHTHPAADALLQVMLAHKLKPSDIAKVETLVHQGAIDVLGPVIDPATVHQSKFSMGTVLALIAHYQFAGLQEFDQHFHDDAICLFRDRVTMTLDPEVDSAYPQRWIGKVKVHLQNGQVLDGRVDEPKGDPGNTLSRPEITDKALRLAAFSGGANPDEMNQAIDLLWNIRKQKTIGNLLPNS, from the coding sequence ATGACAACTGAACATTTTTCTCGTGAACTTGCCGCATTTGCGGCAAACCTCACCATCACTTCTATCCCAAACGAGGTTATTGAACGCGCTGAAGATTTATTGGTCGATTGGTTTGGCTCTGCGATTGCAGGCAAAGGCTCACGTCCTGTAGAAACGATCACGCAGTTTGCACAGCAAATGGGTGGCTTTGATACCACTCATGCAGGACTATCAGAAATCCTGATTACTCGCAAAACCTCGAGCCCATTTTTGGCGGCGATGGCTAATGCTGCTGCGTCACATGTAGCGGAACAAGACGATGTGCATAACGGTTCGGTTTTTCATCCAGCTACAGTAGTCTTCCCTCCAGCGCTCGCTTGTGCACAGGCTATTGGCGCATCTGGTGAAGACCTACTAGTAGCCGCTATTGCCGGGTATGAAGTAGGTATTCGGGTTGGTGAATTTTTGGGACGCTCCCATTACAAAGTGTTTCATACAACAGGCACTGCAGGCACGATTGCTGCCGCAGCCACTGTAGGGCGATTACTCAAACTCAATCCAGAACAAATGTTGCATGCCTTTGGTTCTGCAGGCACTCAATCAGCGGGCCTTTGGGAATTCTTACGAGATGCCGCAGACTCCAAGCAATTGCATACCGCTCATGCTGCCTCTACTGGATTGATGTCTGCCTATATCGCTCAATCCGGTTTTACTGGCGCGCAGCATATCTTAGAAGGTAAACAAGGATTGGCAGCCGGCATGTCCAATGATGCAGATCCTAGCAAACTCGTTGACCGCTTAGGCACTCGCTGGACCTTAGCAGAGACTAGTTTCAAATACCACGCCTCGTGTCGACACACCCACCCTGCTGCCGATGCACTACTTCAGGTGATGCTTGCACATAAGTTAAAACCAAGCGACATTGCCAAAGTAGAAACTCTCGTTCACCAAGGCGCTATTGATGTCTTAGGCCCTGTAATAGATCCCGCTACCGTGCATCAGTCGAAATTTTCTATGGGTACAGTCCTTGCTTTGATTGCTCACTATCAATTTGCCGGCCTACAAGAATTTGATCAACACTTCCATGATGATGCCATTTGTTTATTTAGAGATCGTGTCACCATGACACTGGATCCCGAAGTGGATTCTGCCTATCCACAGCGCTGGATTGGCAAGGTCAAAGTACATCTTCAAAATGGTCAAGTTTTAGATGGTCGTGTTGATGAGCCCAAGGGAGATCCAGGCAATACTCTCTCTCGACCTGAAATCACTGATAAAGCTCTGCGTCTCGCCGCATTTAGTGGCGGAGCAAATCCAGATGAAATGAATCAAGCAATCGATCTTTTGTGGAATATTCGCAAACAAAAAACAATTGGCAACCTTCTACCAAATAGTTAA
- a CDS encoding TAXI family TRAP transporter solute-binding subunit, which yields MGSFKQNTRETFLGLAETIREKWSDFIQFLEEAWPLLILLLAILMGIWWYADPPPPRHVQMATGSAGGSYELLGKKYAEYFATKGVTLELVPTLGAQENLIRLSDRNDPVQAAFVQAGVEQPKNISGIQSLGSIAYDPIWFFYRGPEVKSNEFQVIAGHSKYFSTRKISVGVEGSGTHSQTSRIIKASGIDRSGLQFVYYPGEKAVKALKNGEIDGAFIVDAVDAPNVLALLNDPELHLATFKRAEAFTKLLPYMHILNVPEGSFSLERNFPDQDLKLIATTTNLLIDDRMHPAIQFLFLEAAREINGKESFFANRGEFPSFKDSLWPESPVAVHYEKNSYPLIAAYFPFWMAEFISRLLFIFLPFCVIAYPVLRALPSYRTKLMYNKINRLYGELKTFEQGLLATFDAAQRDEYLKKLDLLEYQALNIKVSKRLAGDYYTLRTSIDYVRNCLNRGVHPYQFAEGVGSDL from the coding sequence ATGGGAAGTTTTAAGCAGAACACTCGTGAAACCTTTTTAGGGTTGGCAGAGACCATTAGGGAGAAATGGTCTGACTTCATCCAGTTCTTGGAAGAGGCGTGGCCACTACTGATTCTTTTGCTCGCGATTTTGATGGGTATCTGGTGGTACGCTGATCCACCTCCACCAAGGCATGTACAGATGGCCACAGGGTCAGCTGGTGGCTCATATGAGCTTCTTGGTAAAAAGTATGCCGAGTATTTTGCGACAAAGGGTGTGACCCTTGAGCTTGTCCCAACACTGGGAGCTCAAGAAAATCTAATTCGTTTAAGCGATCGAAATGATCCGGTTCAAGCTGCTTTTGTTCAGGCTGGAGTAGAGCAACCTAAAAATATTAGCGGTATTCAATCCTTAGGCTCTATTGCTTATGATCCGATTTGGTTCTTCTATCGTGGTCCAGAGGTAAAAAGCAATGAATTTCAGGTAATCGCTGGACACTCAAAATATTTTTCTACTCGCAAGATTTCTGTGGGTGTTGAGGGAAGTGGAACTCACTCTCAAACCTCGAGAATTATTAAAGCATCGGGCATAGATCGTTCTGGTTTGCAATTCGTTTACTACCCCGGTGAGAAGGCTGTTAAGGCCTTGAAAAATGGGGAGATTGATGGCGCATTTATCGTAGATGCCGTAGATGCCCCTAACGTGCTGGCTTTACTAAATGACCCTGAATTGCACTTAGCAACCTTTAAGCGCGCTGAGGCGTTTACCAAATTATTGCCGTATATGCATATCCTCAATGTTCCAGAAGGGTCGTTTAGCTTGGAGCGTAATTTTCCGGATCAGGATCTCAAGCTCATTGCAACTACAACCAATTTGTTGATCGATGATCGGATGCATCCGGCGATTCAGTTTCTTTTTTTAGAGGCTGCTCGAGAAATTAATGGCAAAGAATCTTTTTTTGCGAATAGAGGAGAGTTCCCATCCTTTAAAGATTCTCTCTGGCCAGAAAGTCCAGTAGCCGTTCACTACGAAAAGAATAGTTACCCACTCATTGCGGCGTACTTCCCATTTTGGATGGCGGAGTTTATTAGCCGTCTTTTATTTATCTTCTTACCGTTCTGTGTAATTGCTTATCCTGTTCTTCGAGCTTTGCCAAGCTATAGAACTAAGTTGATGTACAACAAGATTAATCGACTGTATGGTGAATTAAAAACCTTCGAGCAGGGCTTGTTGGCAACTTTTGATGCTGCCCAGCGAGATGAGTATTTGAAAAAATTAGATTTATTGGAATACCAAGCGTTAAATATCAAAGTATCCAAGCGCTTGGCTGGCGACTATTACACCCTGCGTACCAGTATTGATTACGTACGTAATTGCCTAAACAGGGGTGTGCACCCCTATCAGTTTGCTGAGGGTGTGGGCTCAGATTTATAG
- a CDS encoding c-type cytochrome: MQWKQIKSPLYLLGFLSLFLSTHQIQAQSADASNLYHRGLAATCANCHGTDGKGVVDGGMPLINNLTSEQMLTQLKAFKSGAREGTIMPQLAKGYSDEQLEIIAKQLGNK, encoded by the coding sequence ATGCAATGGAAGCAAATAAAGTCCCCTTTATACCTTTTGGGTTTTTTGAGTCTCTTCTTAAGCACTCATCAAATCCAAGCGCAGTCTGCAGACGCAAGCAACCTTTATCACCGTGGACTGGCCGCAACCTGCGCTAACTGTCACGGCACAGACGGAAAAGGCGTTGTAGATGGCGGCATGCCATTAATTAACAATCTAACGAGCGAGCAGATGTTGACTCAACTGAAGGCATTCAAATCTGGAGCACGTGAAGGAACCATCATGCCCCAACTCGCCAAAGGTTACTCGGATGAGCAACTTGAAATCATCGCCAAGCAATTGGGTAATAAATAG
- a CDS encoding exo-alpha-sialidase, translating to MSRVIAFCFLLLAGVLGFIHIDAQPTWAPLASSENVQAESTEAPADKAPESKSTNTKAKPLAQAAIPNPHMDWLPDTGAASVHAASLIELKDGGIRAFWFAGSREGAPDVVINTAVFNPKSNAWSAPSVVIDRVTAEKGLSRYIAKIGNPVPARLADGRLQLFFVTVSIGGWAGSSISTMFSEDDGVTWTRPQRLITSPFFNLSTLVKSPTVTFADGRLGLPAYHEWIGRFGEFLRLDVAQVLDKRRMSSGRGSIQPIVFTGDAQNASAFFRQTRSAGQSKQIPVSVTQNAGQSWQSLGDLEIANPNSAVAGVLLRNGAHLLALNNIENGRYRLVLMMSNPKSGDWHIIETIENDEALPELERKEFSYPYLLSTHGDDAHLVYTWDRKKIRHVYFSNAWLDRAYKQLPAPAEKQSTAESGEAQ from the coding sequence ATGAGTCGTGTCATTGCATTTTGCTTCTTATTGCTAGCCGGAGTGCTTGGCTTTATTCATATTGATGCGCAGCCGACTTGGGCGCCGCTCGCTAGTAGTGAAAACGTTCAGGCGGAGTCTACCGAAGCGCCTGCGGATAAAGCTCCAGAATCAAAGTCGACCAATACAAAAGCAAAGCCTCTGGCACAAGCAGCAATCCCAAATCCCCATATGGACTGGTTGCCAGATACTGGCGCTGCTTCCGTACATGCTGCCTCACTCATTGAACTGAAAGATGGTGGTATTCGAGCATTTTGGTTCGCCGGTAGCCGTGAAGGTGCTCCAGACGTGGTGATTAATACAGCGGTATTTAATCCTAAATCGAATGCTTGGAGTGCCCCCAGTGTGGTGATTGATCGAGTTACCGCTGAAAAAGGCTTATCGCGCTATATCGCTAAAATCGGCAATCCTGTGCCAGCACGACTTGCGGATGGACGTTTGCAATTATTCTTTGTCACGGTATCGATTGGGGGTTGGGCAGGTAGCTCGATTTCAACGATGTTTTCGGAGGATGATGGTGTTACATGGACTCGTCCTCAGCGATTAATCACGTCGCCATTCTTTAATCTGAGCACCTTGGTGAAGTCACCAACAGTGACATTTGCAGATGGTCGCTTGGGTTTGCCTGCTTATCACGAGTGGATTGGTCGCTTTGGTGAATTTTTGAGATTAGATGTAGCTCAAGTATTGGATAAGCGTCGCATGAGCTCAGGACGTGGATCAATACAGCCAATTGTGTTTACTGGCGATGCTCAAAACGCGAGTGCATTCTTTAGACAGACACGCAGTGCAGGGCAGTCTAAGCAAATTCCAGTCAGCGTTACTCAGAATGCTGGTCAGTCATGGCAATCATTGGGTGACTTAGAGATTGCCAATCCGAATTCTGCTGTGGCGGGAGTATTATTACGTAACGGAGCGCATTTACTGGCCCTGAATAATATTGAGAATGGCCGTTATCGCTTGGTGTTAATGATGAGCAACCCTAAGTCGGGCGATTGGCACATTATCGAAACGATCGAAAACGATGAGGCTTTACCGGAACTAGAGCGCAAAGAGTTTTCATATCCATATTTGTTGAGCACGCATGGCGATGATGCGCACTTGGTTTACACCTGGGATCGTAAAAAGATTCGACATGTGTATTTTTCTAATGCATGGCTTGACCGCGCATATAAACAATTACCAGCGCCAGCTGAAAAACAATCTACCGCTGAATCAGGAGAAGCGCAATGA
- a CDS encoding phosphate-starvation-inducible protein PsiE, translating into MNMTPTSPKDATKIEDAIERWTVPIGNLFVSLFHRIALFGIGAATVWSAAVAFMGMVGKGSASIEDLLLLFIYLEIGAMVGIYFKTNHMPVRFLIYVAITAVTRLIIDLVNTKHEADMAILLMGVTILVLALANAVVRYASFKFPSRHADNE; encoded by the coding sequence ATGAATATGACCCCAACCTCACCAAAAGATGCCACCAAAATTGAAGATGCAATTGAAAGATGGACAGTGCCCATTGGCAATCTATTTGTTTCACTCTTTCATCGAATTGCATTGTTTGGCATTGGTGCTGCGACAGTTTGGTCAGCTGCAGTTGCGTTTATGGGAATGGTCGGCAAAGGATCAGCCTCAATTGAGGACTTGCTCCTGTTATTCATTTACCTAGAAATTGGCGCCATGGTCGGAATCTACTTCAAAACCAATCACATGCCAGTGCGGTTCTTGATTTATGTTGCTATCACTGCGGTGACTCGACTCATTATCGACTTAGTAAATACCAAGCATGAGGCGGACATGGCCATCTTGCTCATGGGCGTCACCATTCTGGTTTTGGCTCTAGCTAATGCTGTCGTCCGCTATGCATCATTCAAATTTCCGAGTCGCCACGCGGACAACGAATAA
- a CDS encoding tripartite tricarboxylate transporter substrate binding protein BugD — MKFCKSLFASACAIAATAILSSSVFAADVYPNKPVTLVVPFAAGGPTDAVARLIAVPMGKELGQSVIVENTVGAGGTIAATRVARSAPDGYMIFIHHMGMATAPALYKKLPFDPMKDFEYIGQVVDVPMVLLGRKNFPPNNFKELEAYIKANKEKVTLANAGPGAVSQLCGLLFMSREGVELTTVPYKGTGPALTDLLGGQVDLLCDQTTQTIPYIKDGLVKTYGVTTPKRLPALPNVPTLDEQGLKGFEVKVWHGMYVSKGTPPAVISKINKALNVALNDPEVKARLVESNIEIVPPAKRTPNGLKDHLEAEINKWGPVIRKAGAYAD, encoded by the coding sequence ATGAAATTCTGTAAATCCTTATTTGCGAGCGCCTGCGCGATTGCTGCAACGGCAATCTTGTCTAGTAGCGTTTTTGCCGCAGATGTTTATCCAAACAAACCGGTCACTTTAGTGGTTCCTTTTGCTGCTGGCGGACCAACTGATGCAGTAGCCCGCTTAATTGCGGTCCCTATGGGCAAGGAATTAGGTCAATCCGTGATTGTTGAAAACACGGTTGGCGCTGGCGGCACAATTGCAGCCACTCGTGTTGCCCGCTCTGCTCCAGATGGCTACATGATTTTTATTCACCACATGGGTATGGCTACTGCACCTGCTTTGTACAAGAAGCTGCCTTTTGATCCAATGAAAGATTTTGAGTACATCGGTCAAGTGGTTGATGTGCCTATGGTCTTGTTGGGTCGCAAAAACTTCCCACCAAACAATTTCAAAGAACTTGAGGCTTATATCAAGGCCAATAAAGAGAAAGTTACTTTGGCAAATGCTGGTCCTGGCGCAGTTTCTCAGTTATGCGGTCTTTTGTTTATGTCTCGTGAAGGCGTGGAACTGACAACTGTTCCTTACAAGGGTACAGGCCCTGCATTAACAGACCTCTTGGGCGGTCAAGTGGACCTCCTATGCGATCAAACAACCCAAACGATTCCTTATATCAAGGATGGTCTTGTTAAAACGTATGGCGTAACGACACCAAAACGCCTTCCTGCCCTTCCCAATGTTCCTACATTGGATGAGCAAGGCCTCAAAGGTTTTGAAGTCAAAGTTTGGCATGGTATGTATGTCTCTAAAGGCACACCTCCAGCAGTCATCAGCAAGATCAATAAAGCACTCAACGTTGCTTTGAACGATCCCGAAGTAAAAGCGCGCTTGGTTGAATCCAATATTGAAATCGTTCCTCCAGCCAAGAGAACTCCAAATGGATTAAAAGACCACCTAGAAGCAGAAATCAATAAATGGGGTCCAGTGATTCGTAAAGCTGGTGCTTACGCAGACTAA
- a CDS encoding MaoC family dehydratase N-terminal domain-containing protein encodes MDVMRIEPQTITHLQEWLGKTETLSDTVTAAPVRALSATLDRPDPEPSKGSFLPELWHWLYFLPHARQSEIGPDGHPKRGGFLPPVPLPRRMWAGSRVQWLEPLAVGDEIERISKIESVTHKSGRTGDLIFVLVKHEISNQKGLAIIEEHDIVYRDATGPDDKPVAPTPAPQDAKWSKTITPDDVLLFRYSALTFNGHRIHYDRKYVTEVEGYPGLIVHGPLIATLLVDLVRQSIPGCKLKCFEFRAIRPTFDINIFKVSAKPDLETDPSGKTIAIWAQDHEGWLTMQATAVLA; translated from the coding sequence ATGGATGTTATGCGAATCGAACCTCAAACCATTACCCATCTTCAAGAGTGGCTTGGCAAAACCGAGACCTTATCGGATACCGTCACTGCAGCACCAGTGCGTGCACTTTCAGCAACACTAGATAGACCGGACCCTGAGCCGAGTAAAGGCAGCTTTCTTCCTGAGCTATGGCACTGGCTCTATTTCTTGCCTCACGCCCGCCAATCTGAAATCGGTCCCGATGGTCATCCTAAGCGCGGTGGATTTTTGCCGCCCGTACCGCTACCCCGCAGGATGTGGGCGGGTAGTCGCGTGCAATGGCTAGAACCATTAGCAGTTGGTGATGAGATTGAACGCATTTCTAAAATTGAATCCGTGACTCATAAATCAGGTCGCACAGGAGATTTGATTTTCGTATTAGTCAAACATGAAATTTCCAATCAAAAAGGCTTGGCGATTATTGAAGAGCACGACATCGTCTACCGCGATGCAACAGGTCCTGACGATAAACCAGTAGCACCAACACCAGCACCTCAAGATGCTAAATGGAGTAAGACCATTACTCCGGATGATGTCTTACTGTTTCGCTACTCTGCATTGACCTTTAACGGTCACCGCATTCATTACGATCGTAAATACGTCACTGAAGTTGAAGGCTATCCAGGACTTATTGTGCATGGCCCTTTGATTGCAACTCTTCTCGTAGACCTTGTGCGCCAAAGTATTCCGGGATGTAAGCTCAAGTGCTTTGAATTCCGCGCTATTCGCCCCACTTTTGATATCAACATCTTCAAAGTCAGTGCTAAACCAGATTTAGAAACAGATCCTTCGGGCAAAACAATTGCCATTTGGGCGCAAGACCATGAAGGTTGGCTCACAATGCAAGCCACTGCAGTTCTTGCATAG
- a CDS encoding NAD(P)/FAD-dependent oxidoreductase produces MDRRHFIGQSAAGLGLLAGFSGQARANLQKAEILVIGGGYGGATAAKYLRLFSNNTANVTLIEPNAAFISCPLSNLVVGGSRTLADITSPYDNLSKRNGVKIIQDSVSNIDPDKKTVKLASGKTLRYDKVILSPGSSLLMNSIEGLAQANKAGVTLQAWKAGPETVALHKQLAAMRDGGTFAISIPEAPYRCPPGPYERACQVANYFKQYKPKSKVLILDANQDVVSKGALFKKVWAEQYPGMIEYLPKYNVTGVDAKTKTIKFEIQEDIKADVLNLLPAMSAGEIAVKTGLANANGRWVNVNFLNFESTAQKDIHVLGDSIQVAYAMPKSGHMANQHGKVAAAAIVAELSGWEVNPAPVLTNTCYSFVNAKEVVHVASVHQYIAAEKTFNPVPGSGGLSPAPSTLEGIYAWGWAHNIWADTLG; encoded by the coding sequence ATGGATCGTCGACACTTTATTGGACAGAGCGCAGCTGGATTAGGCTTATTAGCAGGCTTTTCTGGGCAGGCACGTGCCAATCTACAAAAAGCAGAAATACTCGTGATTGGCGGAGGTTATGGTGGTGCCACCGCCGCCAAATATCTACGCCTCTTTTCTAATAACACGGCAAATGTGACATTGATAGAACCCAACGCCGCATTTATTTCATGCCCTCTATCCAACTTGGTAGTTGGTGGATCCCGCACTTTGGCTGATATTACTAGCCCATATGACAACCTAAGCAAGCGGAATGGTGTCAAGATTATTCAAGACAGCGTTAGTAACATCGATCCCGACAAAAAAACTGTCAAGTTAGCATCAGGCAAAACCTTACGCTATGACAAAGTCATTTTGTCTCCAGGCTCAAGTCTATTGATGAATAGTATTGAAGGTCTCGCTCAAGCCAATAAAGCGGGAGTGACATTGCAGGCATGGAAAGCAGGCCCTGAAACCGTGGCACTGCACAAGCAATTAGCTGCCATGCGGGATGGCGGTACCTTTGCTATCAGCATTCCAGAGGCCCCCTACCGTTGCCCTCCAGGACCTTATGAGCGTGCTTGCCAAGTAGCGAATTATTTCAAGCAATACAAACCAAAGTCTAAGGTTTTGATTCTGGATGCCAATCAGGATGTTGTCTCTAAAGGAGCGCTCTTTAAAAAAGTCTGGGCGGAACAGTATCCCGGCATGATCGAGTATTTACCAAAATACAACGTGACTGGTGTCGATGCAAAAACCAAAACGATTAAATTTGAAATCCAAGAAGACATTAAGGCGGATGTGCTTAATCTGTTGCCTGCGATGAGTGCAGGTGAGATTGCCGTGAAAACCGGACTTGCTAATGCCAATGGTCGTTGGGTTAATGTGAACTTCCTGAACTTTGAGTCAACAGCGCAAAAGGATATCCATGTGCTGGGTGATTCGATACAGGTTGCTTACGCAATGCCCAAATCAGGTCACATGGCAAATCAGCACGGCAAAGTTGCTGCAGCCGCGATAGTTGCTGAACTCAGCGGCTGGGAGGTGAACCCGGCCCCAGTACTAACCAATACCTGCTACAGCTTTGTGAATGCAAAAGAAGTGGTCCATGTGGCGAGCGTGCATCAGTACATCGCCGCGGAGAAGACGTTTAATCCTGTTCCCGGTTCTGGCGGCCTTTCGCCTGCCCCATCAACCCTGGAAGGAATCTATGCATGGGGCTGGGCCCACAACATTTGGGCAGACACCCTGGGTTGA
- a CDS encoding CoA ester lyase has product MNPLNTPLGFCSNFLFVPGTRPERFMKALDSGASAVILDLEDAVAEEDKESARTAIRSAWSQFSDEQKKRLVIRTNSPGSKFYAADLILAQELQVACILIPKSESLDQINGAALVLPNTAIIPMIETALGLHHLNEIANSNQVLRLALGNLDLQADLGMICDAQETELQTARYQIVLASRLAQITPPVDGVTPSTDDLPRITEDAERAKRMGFGAKLCIHPKQVAIVQAAFMPTEEEVHWAQRVIEADQASKGGAVKLDGKMIDRPVVLLAKRTLAIAGKH; this is encoded by the coding sequence ATGAACCCTCTTAATACACCTCTCGGTTTTTGCTCTAATTTCTTATTCGTTCCCGGCACACGCCCAGAGCGTTTTATGAAGGCATTAGATAGTGGCGCCAGTGCTGTCATATTGGACTTAGAGGACGCAGTTGCGGAAGAGGATAAAGAATCTGCGCGCACGGCAATACGCTCTGCATGGTCGCAATTTTCGGATGAACAAAAGAAACGACTTGTCATCCGAACCAACTCACCAGGCTCAAAATTTTATGCAGCGGATTTAATATTGGCGCAAGAGTTGCAAGTAGCCTGCATCTTGATTCCTAAAAGCGAATCTTTAGATCAAATCAATGGTGCTGCGCTTGTTTTGCCTAATACGGCCATCATCCCGATGATTGAGACTGCGCTGGGACTACATCACCTCAATGAGATCGCAAACTCTAATCAAGTTTTGCGTCTCGCTTTAGGCAATCTAGATTTACAAGCTGACCTTGGCATGATTTGTGATGCACAAGAGACTGAACTCCAAACTGCGCGATATCAAATCGTTCTAGCCTCAAGACTGGCGCAAATTACCCCTCCTGTAGATGGGGTTACACCTTCAACGGATGACCTACCTCGCATTACTGAAGATGCCGAACGCGCTAAACGCATGGGTTTTGGAGCAAAACTGTGCATTCACCCTAAACAAGTCGCCATTGTTCAGGCCGCATTTATGCCCACAGAAGAGGAAGTTCACTGGGCGCAAAGAGTGATAGAAGCCGATCAAGCCTCTAAAGGGGGTGCAGTGAAATTAGACGGGAAGATGATTGATCGACCTGTGGTTCTTTTGGCCAAAAGAACACTAGCAATTGCTGGTAAACACTAA